TCCAATTAGTGTCGATTCGCAATTCCCCCATAAAACATACTTGACTAGTGGGGATAATGGGATTATAGTATGAAAAAAGCATGATTGCACAGAGAGATTTTCAACCGAGACTTTCATAATATCTTGGATATTTCTCATCTTTAATAATTGTATACAATTATACAGTTGGCAAGGCGACCCGCAAATGAATGGCGAGGAGCAACGAAATCTATGGAAATGCGTTCACGAAGATTGTCGAAGGATAATACCTACTATGCACTTAAGCAAAAAATAATAGATAGCGAGCTGGAGCCGGATCAGGCGGTTAACGAAGAGAGCCTGGCGGCACTTCTCGGGGTCAGCCGGACTCCGCTACGGGAAGCGATTCAGCGGCTGGAGAATGAGGATTTCCTGGTGCGCCAGCCCAATGGCAGGCTGCGGGTAGCCCCTTTAACGATTAAGGAGGTCGAGGAGATCTTCCAGATCCGCAGCATGCTTGAAGGCCATATCGCCAGAAGCGCTGCCAGAAACGCTACCATTAAGGATATTCAGCAGTTAACGCTGATTCTGGAGAAGCTGAAGCAATCCTTCCAGATGGGGGATCAGCAGGATGTTGTATCCTATGGCTTCGAATTCCATGATTACTTGTGGGAGATCAGCGGGCTGAAGACTTTTGAGAAGGTGCTGAACCAGTTAAGAGACCGTTCTCTCCGGTATTGTCGTTATGTCTCGCTGCACGGGGACTGGAATACGCAGGCGGATGAAGAGCATCTTGTGATTCTGCAGAGGATTGTAGCCAGGGATGAAGAGGGGGCGGAGCGGGCAATGCGGGAGCATATCTTAAGCAGCCTTGCAACTGCACTGGAGCGGATCAGAGGAATTGAGCATACGTAATGAAGGGGGAAGAACAGGCCTATGAGACCACAGCATGAGACGGAAGAAGCACTGGCAGCCCGGCTAACCGGAGTGCGGAGGAACCTGCATCGTGAACCGGAGCTTAGCAATCAGGAGTATAAAACTACGGAGAAGCTGCGTAAATGGCTAACTGAAGAGAATATAACGATCCTGGATCTCCCGCTGGAGACCGGACTCATAGCGGAGATTGGACAAGGTGATGGCAGCATTGTAGCGATTCGTTGCGATATCGATGCCCTGCCGATTGAGGAGCAGACGGGCCTGCCGTTCGCATCAGAGATTCCGGGAGCCATGCATGCCTGCGGTCACGATTTCCACACCGCTGTGATCCTGGGCGCGGCCAGTCTGCTGAAGCAGCGTGAACATGAACTGCCGGGCAAGGTCAGAATCCTGTTCCAGCCGGCAGAAGAGACGGGGCATGGTGCTGAGGACGTACTGGCATCCGGCGGGCTAAGCGGGGTGGAGGCCATCTTCGGATTACATAATTCTCCGGACCTGCCTAACGGGGCGTTCGGCACAAGAACGGGAGCTTTAACGGCTGGCGTGGACCGCTTTGAGATTACGGTAAAAGGGGTCGGCGCTCACGCAGCTACACCGGAGAAAGGGGTAGACACCATTGTTACCGCCGCGCAGATCATTACGATGCTGCAAACCGTAGTCAGCCGCCTGAATAACACGCAAGAGCCGGTCGTGCTCAGTGTGACCCGGATCAACGGGGGCTTCACCTGGAATGTCCTGCCGGAGAAGGTGGAGCTGGAAGGTACAGTACGTACCTATAACGAAGAGATCCGCAGCAGCATCCCGGCCCAAATGACGAGGATCATAGAGGGGATTGCAGCCGCAGCCGGAGCAGAGGCGAAGCTGCACTGGTATCCCGGCCCGCCCGCTACGGTCAATCACGGAGGATGGACAGACTTCACCAAAGAGGTCGCGGCACAATCAGGCTATGAGGTACATGATATTCCGCCGCAGATGGGCGGCGAGGATTTCGCCTATTATTTGCAGCAGATCCCGGGTGCTTTTGTGAACATCGGTACCGGCCCGAACCATGCGTTGCATCATCCCCGCTTCGATGTCGATGAGGCGGCCATCCTGCCGGCAGCCAAGTATTTCGCTCTCCTGGCAGAAGAGGCGCTGGCGAAGCTGAAGCAGCAGGCTTGAATCCTGAATCCTAAATTTACCAGATGATTGAGGGGAACAACTATGATTGAACTACGGAATGTGTACAAGACGTTCACCCGCAAAGAGGTGAAGATTGAAGCGCTCAAGGGGATCAGCCTGAAGGTGGAAAAGGGCGATATCTTCGGAGTCATCGGCTACAGCGGCGCCGGAAAAAGCACGTTAATCCGCCTGGTCAATTACCTGGAACGGCCGACTGAGGGCCAGGTGCTGGTAGAAGGGTATGATCTGGGAGCGTACAGCGACAAAGAGCTGCGGGCAGCCAAGAAAAACATCGGCATGATTTTTCAACATTTTAACCTGCTGGAGTCCAAAAAGGTGTTCGACAATGTGGCTATTCCACTCGTCCTGCTGAAAAAGAGCAAGGCAGAAATCCACAAGCGGGTGGAGGAGCTGCTCGAATTCGTCGGGCTAAGCGACAAGGCTGGAAGCTATCCGAGCGAGCTGTCAGGCGGACAGAAGCAGCGGGTCGGGATTGCCCGGGCGCTTGCCTCGAACCCTTCGATACTGTTGTGCGATGAAGCCACTTCCGCTCTGGACCCGCAGACGACACAGTCCATCCTGCAGCTGCTCAAGCGGATCAACGCGGAATACAACATCACGGTGATGATCATCACGCATGAGATGTCGGTGATTCAGGAGATCTGCAACAAGGTAGCCGTGATGGAAGAAGGGCGGATTATCGAGCAGGGCAGCGTGCTGGATGTGTTCGGAGAACCGAAGCATCAGACAACACAGAATTTCGTCAAGACTGTCATTCAGAACAGCATGACTACAAGCGTCCGCAGAACTCTGAAGACTGAGCAGGGAAGCCGGGTGTATAAGCTGAATTTTGCCGGGGAGAGCGCTTCTGAGCCTGTGCTGTACGAGATTATCCGTACCTACGGCGTTAAGGTCAACATCCTGTTTGCGAATACGACAGAGATTCAAGAGACGACGCTCGGCACGATTATCGTTCAACTGCAAGGTGATCCGGCACAGATGGAAGCAGCCTTGAATTACATGAAGCAGCATGAGGTCCGCATAGAGGAGGTGAAGTCCTATGTTCTCGACATCGATCACAAGTGAGCAATTCCTGAAGGCGATTATTGAAACGATTCAGATGGTGGGTGTATCGCTATTCATCGGCTCGCTGCTGGGTATTCCGCTGGGCATCCTGCTGGTTATTACCCGTCCGGGCGGCGTGCTTGCGAGCAAGTGGCTTTATACATTACTGAATCCCTTAATTAACGTCATCCGTTCGGTTCCGTTTATTATTCTGTTGTTTGCAATTATTCCGTTAACAAGAGCAATTGTTCATACCTCGATTGGGACCAGTGCCGCAATTGTTCCGCTGATTATCTATATCGCACCCTATATCGCAAGGCTGGTCGAGAATTCGCTGCTGGAAGTGAATCCGGGCATTCTCGAAGCTGCGGAAGCAATGGGCGCAACACCGCTGCAGGTAATATGGTATTTTCTTTTGCCTGAAGCGGTGGGCTCTTTAATTCTCTCCCTGACCACAGCGACGATCGGGCTCATCGGGGCTACGGCAATGGCCGGGGCAGTAGGCGGCGGAGGGGTCGGCGACTTGGCAATCGTGTACGGTTACCAGCGTTTTGACGAGGTGGTCATGTTCACGACGGTCATTATTCTGATCATTCTGGTGCAGGGTATTCAGTCCCTGGGCAACACATTGGCGCGCAAGATCCGCCGTTATTAGAGATTACGAGACGAAGGAGATAGGCAGATGAGTGTATGGAGCAAGCAGGAGCGTTTTCAGGCGATCTTATCCGGGGAACTTGCAGACCGGCCCATTGTCAGCGGATGGCGCCACTTTATTGACAAGGAGCAGAATGCGGAGGACTTGGCGTCATCTACGATTTCTTTTACGGACAAATATAATTGGGACTGGGTCAAAATCAACCCGAGAGCGACCTATCTGGCGGAAGCCTGGGGAAATGAGTATAACTTCGCAGATTACCGGACGGTATTCCCGAGACAACTGACTACGGCGGTTCCGGCTGCGGCTAATCTCTGGGATCTTGAGGTGAAAAAAGCCGCGCTAACCCCTTCGCTGCTGGAGCATCTGGAGGCGGTAAGGAAGATCCGTCAGGGCTTGCCGGATACGCCGCTGATTCAGACGGTGTTCTCCCCGCTCACGGTATTGCTGTTCATTGTAGGACGTTCTGCTTATGTTACGGAGACCGTATTCGGGATCGAGCAGCCGGTGACGCTGGAATCGCTCTTCAAGGAACACCGTGCCGCCGCGCATCATGCCCTGCATGCGATTGCCTTAACCTTGGCCGATTATGTGCAGGAGCTGCGGCAGGCGGGATCAGATGGTCTGTTCTATGCGGTGACAGGCACAGCCCACCCCGGATTATTCGATGAAGCGATGTTCGATGAGCTGTCCAGACCCTATGATTCTATCGTGCTGGAGGCGGCGAGCTATGGCAAGAATATTTTACATACCTGCGGTGCTCATGCCCAGCCTGCGAAATTCAATGATTACCGGATTGACGGGATCAGCTGGGATACGGTAGCCGAAGGCAATCCCGGACTGGACGCCGATCTCAAGGCCACGAAGGTGGGCGGAGTGGATCACGGGCTCTTTGCCGGAAATCATTTGGATCAGATTGAACAGCAGGCTAATGAAGCTTTGGCCAAAATGAAGGGTCAGCCGTTTATTCTGTCGCCAAACTGCGCCATTCCGCTAACGGTTACAGACGAGGCGTTAGTGCATTTTAAAAACACAGTATTAGGATAGGGGATGAGAGTGATGAAAAAATTACTGGCGGTTCTACTGATTAGTTCGATGGCGGTGTTGGCAGCTTGCGGAAATAATAAGGAAGCGGCAAGCTCCGGGGACAAGAAGGAAATCACAGTCGGATTCGGCGTAGGTACGTATGAGGAGCAGTTCCGGCAATCCATTCTCCCGATCCTGGAAGGAAAAGGGTATACTGTAGATATCAAAACCTTCTCGCAGAATATGCAGGTCAACCCGGCGATGAAGGAAGGCTCAATTGACGCGAGCATCTTCCAGAGTACCGCCTACATGGATGCGATCAATAAGGAAATTGGTGCCGATATGGTGGGGATTGCCTATGTTCCAGGCGCTCCGCAGGGGCTGTACTCGGTTAATCACACGACGCTTGACGATGTGAAGGACGGCACTACCGTCGCGATTCCGAACGACCCGGTTAATCAGGAGCGCGCGCTGCGGATTCTGGAGGAGCTGGGTTGGGTCAAGATCAAAGAGGGCGCCGGGGTAGCGGACTTCAATGTGAACAGCGTGGAGCCGGACAAGTTCAAGATTGACCTGAAGGTGCTGGACCCGGCGCAGATTCTGGTCTCGCTGCAGGATGTTGACTATGGTGTGGTGAACGGGAATTATATCGCTAATGCTCCCGACCGCAAGATTACTGATGCGCTGAAGATTGAGAATACGCCTATGCAGCACAGAATCATCGTATCGGTGAATAAGAAGGATCAAGATTCCCAGTGGGCCAAGGATCTGAAGGCTGCGTATGAATCCAAGGAGTTCGAGGAATACATCCTGGGACAAGAGAAATACGCCGGATTCATTCTGCCGGAGGCTTGGGCTAATAACTAATCTAATCAGGGAGTGAATGGAAGTGTCAAAAGGCAAGATTCATTTCATTGGCGGCGGGCAGATGGCGGAAGCAATCATCCGGGCCTGCCTGGCAGGCGGCACACTGGCTGCCGGACAGATCAGTGTGTCAGATATTAATGAGGGCAGACTTGGGCTTCTAAAAGCTAAATATAACGCAGACACGGAGAGCGCGCAGGAAGAGGCGCTCTCCGGCGCAGAGCTGATCGTGATTGCTGTCCGGCCGCAGGATGATCTGGCTGCACTTGGAGCACAGGTTCGCGAGTATGCTGCACCGTCTGCGGTCATTGTATCGATTGTGGCCGGGGTGACGATTGCCCAGCTGGGAGATTATTTCGGAGCCGAACGTCCGATTGTCCGCGTTATTCCGAATACCCTGACCGATACCGGTTACGGCTACAGCGGTGTAGCTCTGAATGCAGCCGCTACTCTGGAGCAGGTAGAAGCATTCCTGCTGGGCTTCGGCAAGGTGCAGGTTCTGGACGAGTCTTACATTGATATCTTCACCGGCTTCGGGGTTGCCGGACCGAACTACATCTATTATTTCATTGAGTCGTTCACGGATGCCGGAGTCCTCGCCGGACTGCCGCGGGAGCAAGCCTGGAAGGTGGCGCTGGAGAATATGCTGGGAGCGGTAGCGATGCTGCAGCAGACTGGCCTTCACCCGAGACAACTGCTGGACATCAACAACTCCCCTGGCGGGGTTGGGATGCACGGGCTGTACGAGCTGAATAATAGTGACTTCGCGGCCGGATTGCAGCGGAGTGTATTGGCGGCTGTGAAGCGGACGACAGAGCTGGGAGTGAAGAAGTAATGAGCCTGCTCAAATGGGATCACCTCGTGCACTACGTCAACGATCTGGACCAGCCGGTGAAGCTCTTCGCGGAGCATGGCCTGACGGCCTTCCGGGGCGGATCGCATAAGGATTGGGGAACGTATAACGCCTTGAGCTATTTTGGGCTCACCTACCTGGAGTTCCTCGGGATTGAGAACCTGGAGCTGGCGCGTGCGACCAAGCATAATGTGGTTGTGCGGGATGCCGTTACTGTTCTGCCGGAGCATGAAGTATTAAGCAGAGTGGTGCTGCGCACAGATGATATTGAGGCAGTAGAGGGTAATTTGAAGGCTGCGGGATTAGCCTTGTCGCCCATCATTGACGGCCGCCGTCTGGACAATCTGGGCAGGTTAATTGAGTGGCGGATGATGACCATTGACGGCGACTTCCAGGGATTGGTCTATCCGTTCATTATTCAGTGGATTCAATTAGATGAGGAGCGGCTGGACAGCCTGAACGCAGCCGGAATCAACCAGCCCCATCCTGCCGGGAAGGTGGACATGGCGGATGCTGTTTTCCGTGTCTCCGAGCCTGCCGCTGTCGCCAGCCATTGGAGTGAGCTGTTCGGCCTCCCGGTGAGCGGGCCTGCGGATGGTTTGGACGGCAGCTACAGCCTTAAGGCAGGAGATCAGACGTTTGAGTTCGTGCAAGGCGAAGAGAACCGGCTCAGCCGGATTGTGTTCCGGACGGATTCACCTCAGCTCAAGGGACAGACGCTGACTGTTGGTGAAGGCGAGTACGTGTTTGAATAAATGCAGGACAAGTATATGGGACAGGCTCTTTGCCGCAATTAGCGGTAGCGGGCCTGTCCTGTTTGTGTTAAAGTTTTACACTAATATAAGGAGAGCGTAAGGAGGTCACAGAGATATGGCATTTGAGACCAAACGTCTGATCATCAGGGAATTCACCTTGGAGGATATGGGGCAGGTACATGAATATGCGTCCGATCCAGCAGTAGTGACGCATTCAATCTGGGGGCCGAATTCACTGGAGGATACCCGCGAATATATCCGCCATACGCTGGAATTGCAGCAGGAGGAGCCGCGCCAGGGCTTCGAGTACGCGGTGGTTCTGAAGGAGACCGGGCTGCTAATCGGCGGCTGCGGCCTGCATATTACCGGAACGGGGCAGGGAGAGATCGGCTACTGCTACAACCGTCTGTACTGGGGGCAGGGTTATGCGAGCGAGGCTGCTGCTGTGCTGCTGGAATGGGGTTTCCATACGCTGGGGCTGCACCGGATCTATGCCACTTGCCGCCCGGAGAATATCGGTTCAGCCCGGGTGATGCAGAAGATCGGCATGATCTACGAGGGGCACCTGAGAGGACATATGTACCATAAAGAGAAGTGGAGGGACTCTTACCAATATTCGATTCTGGAGGATGAGTATAAGGCGCTGCATCCGCGTGCCGGGTTTTAGGTTTCAATGGTTGAAGCTGTAGGATTTTAGGCCGCAAGTCAGGTGGCCCTCTCGCTCCAATTGCATTTACTACAACAGATTTCAATATATTTCACCTTAAATTGCATTCTGCTGTATTTCGTACATTTGATTTTTGGATGTTGGGTTGGAAATGCCTATTTGCTGAGATTCTGCTGCATGAAGTACAATAGAATGTCTTTTTGGGTGGATTTCAGCGGTATCTATTGCAGGAAATACAATTAGAACAAGAAATAGAGAGTAGATCCAGCAAAAATAAGGGGTACATGGAGGCACGGTTGTCAGTAGCCAATGGCCATGAAAAAGCGGCTCAGCCCCCGCACACAGCAAAAAGCACCTGCCTTAAACGGCCAGGTGCTCTTTGCTGTTCTTTAAGCGGCGGTTACAGCGGCATCCCCGCCACTTCATTAATCCTCGCCGCTTCATCGGGATCAGCGGCGATCAGCTTCTGATAGACCGCCTGATCCTGGGCGCTCTGCATCCGCTGCAGCACAGCAAGCAACCAGCGGGCAACCTCCCGGTTAACAGGGTTGCTGTAATCTTCACTGAGACCTTGCTTCAGTGTGGTTTCTGCGGCCTGCATGTCCTGCGACATGTACTGGATCTTCCCGGTGTTCAGCAGCAGTTCCGGTGTCACTGTGACTCCCTGCTGCTGTGCATCCCGGTCTGCGGTGGCGTAGGTATAAGCGTCCAAGCCCGTTTTGAAATACCGCTGCTTGTTAAACGTCTCCTGGTCCTTGATCTCCAGCTTGCCCTCGGCCGCCGCTTCCTGCGACCGCTTCAGGGCTGCGGCTCCCAGCTCCTGCGACCGGGCAATGACTCCGCTGTACCAGGCGGTCGTCCACAGGCTTTCGCTGTCGGTCAGATCCTCGTATCCGTTCACGAAGCCCTGCTTCACAGCAGCGGCCGCCGCATCCTTGTCTCCCGACAGGAAGTGTACTCTCCCTATGTTCAGGCCGATCGTAGGTGTAACGAAGAATTCACGGCCCTGAAGCTGCTCAGGAGGTAGGCTTTTCAAATGTGCAATGCCGTCCGTTACATGTCTGTACGCGGAGAGCGCGGAAGCGAAATACGTCTGTTGCCCGGCTTCATCCTGCTTGGAGTAAGCTTGCTGTCCAAGGAGGGAGGCTCGGCTGATGAACTGGGCATACCAGTTGATATCCCACATAAACTTGTCTGCGTTGTCCAGATAGACATGATAGGCGGCATCGCTCTCGCCTTTCAGGTCATAGTAGCCTGCGAGCTGGGTCAGCAGCTCTTTGTTGGACGGCTCATCCTTCAGCGCACGGGTCAATACCGCATAGGCCTCGTCCAGGAACTGCTCGTTCTTGGTCTGCTCATACACCTTCTGATCCAGCAAGGACAAGTACACAGCGGATTCCGGGTGGTAGGGGCGGATGTTGAGTGCTTTTACCAAAGGAGCCTTGATCTCCTCATAGGACTGGCTCACTTGGATCAGCTTCTTGGCGGCATAAGCCTCAGAGCTTGACCGGATGTACCCCAGAGACAGGAAGAGCAGGTAGCCCGTGCCGACTCCGAGTACTGTGAAATAGCCCGCTCTGATCCACAGCTTGTTCCACGTAAAGCGGAGCGGCTTGCTCTCCATGGCCACAGCCATTCCCCCCAGAGAGAGGAAGACAAGCATACCCATGAACGCATAACTGAGGTTGAAATCCAGCAGGCTGTGAACGAGAATGGACAAGGCGATAATGAGATAGAAGAATCCGTTGCTATAGTCGTCGGTCTCCCGTTTCAGGTATCCTCTGCTGAACTTGTAGAAGATGAATAGAATGAAGCCCATGAACACCAGAAAGCCGACAATGCCTACTTCAATCAGATATTGCAGAAAAAAGTTATGCACCTGGCGGCTCAGATAAGGGTTGTTCTGATAATGCTCATAGAGTGTGGCCCAGCCGCCTCCGCCAGTGCCAAGTACCGGATAATCCTTGACGACCTTCATGGCATCCCCGTAAAAGGTAAACCGTTCCAGGACACTGTGCTGCCTGAAGTTGATATTCTCCAGCCGTGTTCCGATATTCGCCGGGAGAATATTACGCGCGCTGGTGCCGATGAACAGGAAGGCGATGATCGCAACGCCAGCCACAGAGACGGCTGGAATCCACAATCCGCTCATGCGGCGTGATTCCAGTCTGTCAAGCTTGCGGCTCAGATAAGGTGCCAGGTAACGCTGAACCACCTGACAGAGCACGCCTGCACAGGCAGATGCTCCCAGCAGATAGCCCCAGCCTTTAAGGGCGGCGGATGAGGTGAACTCCGTATTCAGCTCCAGGCCCAGCCGTGTGACCGGGCTGGTAATCAGCAGAGAGAATAGGCCGGCAATCGCAAGATGGACAATCCACAGAATCTGCTGCACAGGCTTCAGGAAGAGCAGCAGGAGGATGAATACTACCGGCAGCAGCACGAGTCCGCCACGGGATAAGGTAAGCAGCAGCGAGACGATAATTGGCACCAGCATGAAGCCGTGCAACAGCTGTCCGGCCCATTTGCGGGAGCGGATCAGCGCGAAGACGGCCACGAACAGAAAGGCCATCAGGAAGGCTGCATATGTATTGGCATACTGGAAAATGGAGGTCAGGCGGAGCCCGTTCGAGTCGGTCATTACCGCAGCGTCATACCTTCCGTTGAATAAGGTCTTCGAGAACCAGCCCACCAGGCTGCCGGCCAGCTTCCAGCTTCCGAGCCAGTTGAGCAGTCCGAAGCCTACAATCAGGTAGGCGAGGGCAAGCACGCCATGCTGGACGGCTGAATTCAGCCGCCTTTGCCGGAGCAGAAGGATGCTGATGATGAAGACTGCAGCATAGGTGAACTGGGTGAACAGCATGTTCATCGCCGAGTACCGGGAAGCTGCGCCGAATAGCGACAGGGCATAGGTTAAGGGAAGAAGGAGAGCCGCTAGGGTGAGCAGATCACGTTGTCCCTCCAACTTGAAGGTTCTGAAATAGAGGACGGCAGCAGCCAGCAGAATCAGACAACTTACTAATGCGGCAACATAAATGGGCTTCTCGAAATCCGCCGTCATTCCGTTGAACAATCCGTTCTGAAAAGCGGCCCAGCCAAAAAACAGCAGGAACGCAGCGCAAATCATCCAAGCTGCCCCTGAAAGCTTGTCCGTAGCTTGGACAGTAGCCGCTTGTTTTCCGTACACAGGTTTCGACACAATAGAATCTCCTTTTTCAAAATATTGGGTATTCCAAATTATTGCACATACATATTACGGATATAAAGTGAAAAAGTTGTTGTCTGAACGGAAATTTCAAAGATTGGAGTGTCTTACAGGAGGGGTAGGGAGCAAAAAAGTGGGGAATAGGCCGGAACCTGCTCAGCGAATGAAGCAGTCTGTCCGCACAGGCCGGCCTGACGCAGTTTTCATAGAATAAGGTAACGGAGCGAATCTATGATTCATGTAAGAATGGACGCTTAAGAGTTCCGCCCGAAGGCAGCAATGACGGCAGGGGAACGCACAATCCGCATCCTGGGCCACTGCTGCCGGGAGCAAGCTTCAGGCGGGGATAATGAATTTCAGGTTAATCATGAATACGATCAGGGCGGAGGCCCCCAGGGAAAAGGCGATGCAGCCGGCACCGAGCACTCTGCGCCGGTCTTTGATGAATTTGAAGCCAAGCGCACAGACCAGTATAGTCGTTCCTGCCAGTACAACAGACATGCCGATCATTGCAAACCAATACAGGATTTCAAAAAACTCTGCCATTAGGAAACCCTCCCTTTCAGGCAATAATACAACGAATTTTAATGATTTTCCAGTCAAATGAATCAGGGACATAAGGCCCCGCAGCCATATGCCCTTTTTTGCTGTGGACTGCTATACCACGGACAATCATACAGGAGGGCACGGCCTTTCGTGAGTAATCTATAGGGTAGGCTGGGAATGCGAAAGGAGAGGGCAAATAATGGCGGGGAGAGAACTGGCAAGCAAGCTGCTGAAGACGGCGGCGCTGCTTAGCGATTCACGGGTTGCCGGTTACATTCCGAGAACGCGGGAATATAGTGCTGCCGGATTGTCCGCGATGCTTGGAAGATACGGCAACGTTGTCATCAAGCCGGTTGTAGGCGGAGGAGGATATGGTGTTATCAAGGTGTTCCGGGATCAGAGGGGGTACGGCTTCACGTATATGAAGAGCACACGTATCTATGGAGACTTCACTTCCATGCGCCAGGCACTGGATAGATTCAAGGTGAAACGGAGATATCTGATCCAACAGGGTATCTCCCTTGCACGGATCTCCGGGCGTCCGATTGATTACCGGGTCAAGGTGGTGAAGAACGGCGAGCACTGGGAGTTCCGATCTATGGTAGGGAGAGTAGCCCGGCCGGGATTGTTCGTTACGAATCTCTGCAAAGGAGGTACGATGCTCAGCTGCCGCCAGGGACTGCGAAGATCATTGCCAAGAGTGGGGACCTCAGCCAAAAAGGCGGAGATGCGCAGGCTGACTTTAGTCTGTACCGAGCTGCTGGAGCGGCATTTTCCGGGGATCGGTGAACTGGGCTTCGACTATGCTGTAGATCATCGGGGGAAGATTTGGATTCTGGAAGTAAATACAAGACCAAAATGATTAATAAAATTTTTATATTTGACGATAAATACAGTAATAGGCTAATATTGCGTTTAGTTGTTTAGATTCAGAGGTAATACAACAAGAAATATCCCAGCCAATTATGAACATTCTAAAAAAGTTTTTGTGTGGAGATGTCAGGTTTCAGCCCTGTGTATAACTGTTATCCCCATAGTCCACTGCGCAATTGCTGACATTATAACCCTTACTCACATATTATACACAGGATTTCCACAGCAGCTTGTGGATAATGAGAACGCTTGTTCGAAAAATGATAGTTTGCTATGATAGATTCAGATCCAAATAAAGGAAAGGTAGGTGAACGTTATGGTTGAATTGTCGGATGAGATGCTGCTTGACTCTTATCACAGAGCGATAGAGCTGCATTTGGAGCATGATTTCATCGCCCTGCTTCTCGCTGAAATTCGCAAACGGAACTTACACTCTCCAGCCCATGCGGTTCTGCATTAAAGATCAGAGCACATCCTGCAGCAGTGGACTTCATTAAACCGCAAGCATCAAGGAATAGGGTATCTTTTCAAGTTGAGGTGGAATCAACCTGAAAGGATACCCTTTTATTATGGCTATAAGGTTATAGACAACCTAGAGCTTAAGATTACTGCTGTGTCCCGGAGACAGCTTCGCATCCGGATCGATATACACCTTGGCGTTATTGACTGCTGTCGGCGCTTCTCCGAATCCGACAGCGATCAGCTTCAGCTTGCCCGGATAGGTCGTGATATCGCCAGCGGCGAAGATTCCCGGAATGCTGGTCTCCATGCGGGAGTCAACTACAACGGAGTTGCCCTCAATGTC
The sequence above is a segment of the Paenibacillus sp. FSL R7-0204 genome. Coding sequences within it:
- a CDS encoding VOC family protein: MSLLKWDHLVHYVNDLDQPVKLFAEHGLTAFRGGSHKDWGTYNALSYFGLTYLEFLGIENLELARATKHNVVVRDAVTVLPEHEVLSRVVLRTDDIEAVEGNLKAAGLALSPIIDGRRLDNLGRLIEWRMMTIDGDFQGLVYPFIIQWIQLDEERLDSLNAAGINQPHPAGKVDMADAVFRVSEPAAVASHWSELFGLPVSGPADGLDGSYSLKAGDQTFEFVQGEENRLSRIVFRTDSPQLKGQTLTVGEGEYVFE
- a CDS encoding GNAT family N-acetyltransferase codes for the protein MAFETKRLIIREFTLEDMGQVHEYASDPAVVTHSIWGPNSLEDTREYIRHTLELQQEEPRQGFEYAVVLKETGLLIGGCGLHITGTGQGEIGYCYNRLYWGQGYASEAAAVLLEWGFHTLGLHRIYATCRPENIGSARVMQKIGMIYEGHLRGHMYHKEKWRDSYQYSILEDEYKALHPRAGF
- a CDS encoding O-antigen ligase family protein; its protein translation is MSKPVYGKQAATVQATDKLSGAAWMICAAFLLFFGWAAFQNGLFNGMTADFEKPIYVAALVSCLILLAAAVLYFRTFKLEGQRDLLTLAALLLPLTYALSLFGAASRYSAMNMLFTQFTYAAVFIISILLLRQRRLNSAVQHGVLALAYLIVGFGLLNWLGSWKLAGSLVGWFSKTLFNGRYDAAVMTDSNGLRLTSIFQYANTYAAFLMAFLFVAVFALIRSRKWAGQLLHGFMLVPIIVSLLLTLSRGGLVLLPVVFILLLLFLKPVQQILWIVHLAIAGLFSLLITSPVTRLGLELNTEFTSSAALKGWGYLLGASACAGVLCQVVQRYLAPYLSRKLDRLESRRMSGLWIPAVSVAGVAIIAFLFIGTSARNILPANIGTRLENINFRQHSVLERFTFYGDAMKVVKDYPVLGTGGGGWATLYEHYQNNPYLSRQVHNFFLQYLIEVGIVGFLVFMGFILFIFYKFSRGYLKRETDDYSNGFFYLIIALSILVHSLLDFNLSYAFMGMLVFLSLGGMAVAMESKPLRFTWNKLWIRAGYFTVLGVGTGYLLFLSLGYIRSSSEAYAAKKLIQVSQSYEEIKAPLVKALNIRPYHPESAVYLSLLDQKVYEQTKNEQFLDEAYAVLTRALKDEPSNKELLTQLAGYYDLKGESDAAYHVYLDNADKFMWDINWYAQFISRASLLGQQAYSKQDEAGQQTYFASALSAYRHVTDGIAHLKSLPPEQLQGREFFVTPTIGLNIGRVHFLSGDKDAAAAAVKQGFVNGYEDLTDSESLWTTAWYSGVIARSQELGAAALKRSQEAAAEGKLEIKDQETFNKQRYFKTGLDAYTYATADRDAQQQGVTVTPELLLNTGKIQYMSQDMQAAETTLKQGLSEDYSNPVNREVARWLLAVLQRMQSAQDQAVYQKLIAADPDEAARINEVAGMPL
- a CDS encoding YheC/YheD family protein: MAGRELASKLLKTAALLSDSRVAGYIPRTREYSAAGLSAMLGRYGNVVIKPVVGGGGYGVIKVFRDQRGYGFTYMKSTRIYGDFTSMRQALDRFKVKRRYLIQQGISLARISGRPIDYRVKVVKNGEHWEFRSMVGRVARPGLFVTNLCKGGTMLSCRQGLRRSLPRVGTSAKKAEMRRLTLVCTELLERHFPGIGELGFDYAVDHRGKIWILEVNTRPK
- a CDS encoding sporulation histidine kinase inhibitor Sda, yielding MVELSDEMLLDSYHRAIELHLEHDFIALLLAEIRKRNLHSPAHAVLH